A DNA window from Alligator mississippiensis isolate rAllMis1 chromosome 11, rAllMis1, whole genome shotgun sequence contains the following coding sequences:
- the LOC132244067 gene encoding uncharacterized protein DDB_G0271670-like, translating to MDRLRQVLRRRSAKVLSMGEESSREPGQEDRGPTCHDEEGPIRARRWLCPICCQSKLAAPSGRGKEGKKSATSKSRWRWPWVRLGRREPAPSQLLAPEEPCSSPPGSSGSLEPGPAAPQQEAAPCRAGDDSPAALGQELSQAHSSPCLSRSSSWDDWHTSQESGSTSPSTSSSSSSDPENSPEAQSTSTSSSSSSEDSDSSEESNTTSSTSSSSSEDSSSSLESGTSPAPGATRTDEGSRWGRRSQHLSLSEATWTLHGARQGDPGQVIPSPAGKKMEEEEDEEEEEEDGRSPEEAALLLVKKHLQDPGEMLDGKDRQRFLLAIISLTIAADQSREVAVELEDLKAAVLERIVDLMETISVEGDRKHILAYSIDAIRCLSDPKLSLEPALESRLLRAAVEKSFLAIGRETHRNQVIQRLYEEYLEGLLCCVLSSAPSLGKLYSIWEWCP from the exons atggacaggctgcggCAGGTGCTCAGGAGGAGGTCAGCCAAGGTGCTCTCCATGGGagaagagagcagcagggagcctgggcaggaggatCGGGGCCCCACCTGCCATGATGAGGAGGGGCCCATCAGGGCAAGGAGGTGGctgtgccccatctgctgccaAAGTAAACTGGCAGCTCCCagcggcaggggaaaggagggaaagaaatcagCCACCTCCAAGTCCAGATGGAGGTGGCCATGGgtgcgcctgggcaggcgggagccagCGCCATCACAACTCCTGGCACCCGAAGAGCCATGCAGCTCCCCTCCTGGGTCATCGggcagcctggagcccggccctgcagccccgcagcaggaggcagccccgtGCCGAGCCGGGGACGACAGCCCAGccgccctggggcaggagctgagccaggcccacagcagcccctgcctgagccgcAGCTCCTCCTGGGATGACTGGCACACATCCCAGGAGTCcgggagcaccagccccagcaccagctcctcctcctcctcggaccCTGAAAACTCCCCAGAGGCCCAAAGCACCAGCacgagcagcagctcctcctcggagGACAGCGATAGCTCGGAGGAGTCCAACACCACCAGTTcgaccagcagctcctcctctgagGACTCCAGTAGTTCCCTGGAGTCTGGGACCAGCCCGGCCCCCGGTGCCACCCGCACAGATGAGGGGAGCCGCTGGGGCCGGAGGTCTCAGCACCTTTCACTAAGCGAGGCCACTTGGACcctccatggggccaggcagggggatcctggccaag TGATTCCCAGCCCGGCCGGCAAGAagatggaggaagaggaggatgaagaggaggaggaggaagatggaaggtccccggaagaagctgccctcctccttgtgaagaaacacctgcaggacccaggggag ATGCTGGACGGGAAGGACAGGCAGCGCTTCCTGCTGGCCATCATTAGCCTGACCATCGCTGCGGACCAGAGCAGAGAggtggctgtggagctggaggaCCTGAAAGCGGCCGTGCTGGAGAGGATCGTG GACCTGATGGAGACCATCTCAGTGGAGGGCGACCGAAAACACATCCTGGCGTACAGCATAGACGCCATCCgctgcctcag cGACCCGAAgctcagcctggagccagcgctgGAGTCGCGCCTCCTGCGGGCCGCCGTGGAGAAGAGCTTCCTGGCCATAGGGCGTGAAACCCATCGAAACCAG GTCATCCAGCGGCTGTACGAGGAGTACCTGGAGGGCCTGCTGTGCTGCGTCTTGTCCAGCGCCCCCAGCCTCGGCAAGCTCTACTCCATCTGGGAG tggtgccccTGA